In Anaerolineales bacterium, one DNA window encodes the following:
- a CDS encoding Gfo/Idh/MocA family oxidoreductase, whose translation MTKNFAVIGVGGYIAPRHLRAIRDTGNQLLAAVDPKDSVGVLDQYSFDVKFFTEIERFDRHLEKLRRGPEEGRIHYVSICSPNYLHDAHCRLALRAGADAICEKPLVINPWNLDALEEIEAETKRRVHTILQLRVHPVLIELREALQKDNTVHEVELTYITSRGPWYQVSWKGHADKSGGVATNIGVHFFDLLLWLFGSVNGIKVYHSDDQRMSGFIELERARVRWFLSVDKNDLPSSEKTAGKTTYRSITVDGREIEFSEGFTDLHTRVYEETLAGRGFGIADARPSIGLTYAIRTAGISPKDELVHPLLKK comes from the coding sequence ATGACGAAGAATTTTGCTGTGATCGGCGTCGGCGGGTATATTGCCCCCCGTCATTTGCGAGCCATCCGGGATACGGGCAACCAATTGCTGGCCGCCGTGGACCCGAAGGATTCGGTTGGCGTGCTTGACCAGTACTCCTTTGATGTGAAGTTCTTCACCGAGATCGAGCGTTTTGACCGCCATTTGGAAAAACTGCGCCGTGGACCTGAAGAGGGGCGCATCCACTATGTTTCGATCTGTTCGCCAAATTATTTGCACGATGCCCACTGCCGCCTTGCCCTGCGGGCCGGCGCCGATGCGATCTGCGAAAAACCGCTGGTCATCAACCCCTGGAATTTGGACGCCCTCGAAGAGATCGAAGCGGAGACGAAGCGCCGCGTTCACACCATCCTGCAATTGCGCGTACACCCGGTGCTGATCGAATTGCGTGAAGCGCTGCAAAAAGACAATACCGTCCACGAGGTGGAATTGACCTACATCACCAGCCGCGGACCGTGGTACCAGGTTTCGTGGAAGGGACATGCGGATAAGTCGGGCGGGGTGGCAACGAATATCGGGGTGCATTTCTTTGACCTGCTCCTGTGGCTGTTCGGATCGGTCAATGGTATCAAGGTATATCACTCGGACGACCAGCGCATGTCCGGCTTCATCGAACTGGAACGCGCGCGCGTGCGCTGGTTCCTTTCGGTGGATAAGAACGACCTGCCATCCTCTGAAAAGACCGCCGGAAAGACAACCTATCGTTCCATTACGGTGGACGGCAGGGAGATCGAGTTTTCAGAAGGCTTCACCGACCTGCATACGCGCGTCTATGAAGAGACGCTGGCCGGCCGCGGTTTTGGCATCGCAGATGCGCGTCCTTCGATCGGTTTGACGTATGCCATCCGCACGGCTGGGATTTCACCGAAGGATGAGCTTGTTCACCCGCTTTTGAAAAAATAG
- a CDS encoding winged helix-turn-helix transcriptional regulator, whose protein sequence is MTEIKQHEYALLDEIAQDSLVTQANLSDRLGIAVGSVNWYIKRLITRGWVKVSHLDRTRLKYDLTPEGMKIFTQRALSYAQNSLKVYGQFRDKAKALVTELQDQGVQQVYLNGDDEIMDILRLTCIEAGIQVGNIPQDVVLEAAGQGYQVKRLKGSS, encoded by the coding sequence ATGACTGAAATAAAACAGCACGAATACGCCCTGCTCGATGAAATAGCCCAGGACTCACTGGTGACCCAGGCGAATCTCTCCGACCGCCTCGGCATTGCCGTTGGCAGTGTCAACTGGTATATCAAACGCCTGATCACCCGCGGCTGGGTCAAGGTTTCACATCTTGACCGCACCCGCCTGAAATACGACCTGACGCCCGAGGGCATGAAGATCTTCACCCAGCGAGCATTGTCCTATGCACAGAATTCGTTGAAGGTGTACGGACAATTTCGTGACAAGGCAAAAGCACTTGTTACAGAATTGCAGGATCAGGGCGTTCAGCAGGTGTACCTGAACGGAGACGACGAAATAATGGACATCCTGCGCCTGACCTGCATTGAAGCAGGGATTCAAGTTGGCAATATCCCGCAGGACGTTGTGCTTGAAGCTGCCGGCCAGGGCTATCAGGTGAAACGCCTGAAAGGAAGTTCATGA
- a CDS encoding glycosyltransferase family 4 protein, which translates to MRILTVIYEFPPIGGGGGRAAYDICRELAARGHEVTVLTAYMTGLPREEIKDGIRLVRIPSLRREAFSASFSTMLAYVLAGLWAGLPLIRRFRPEIIHTHFAVPSGALAWTLSVLTGLSYILTAHLGDVPGGVPEKTGRWFRWLEPFTKPIWKRAKKVIAVSEFTRQLALQHYPVDIQVIPNGVDVLNLAPAEIRLNECPRLVFAGRFVPQKNPLAIVKILSQLKDLDWTCSMLGDGPMFEEVKREIEKHDMAERFHLPGWVTPQDVLDQFSKSDILFMPSLSEGLPVVGVQALAKGLAVVASRIGGFMDLVDHEKNGYLIEVQDQSAFAQALRELISKPEILLRFRRTSLEKSRDFDIEKVVDQYQTIFQNMVDGK; encoded by the coding sequence ATGCGCATCCTGACAGTCATCTACGAATTTCCGCCGATTGGCGGGGGCGGGGGCAGGGCTGCCTACGACATCTGCAGGGAACTTGCAGCGCGCGGTCATGAAGTGACCGTCCTGACTGCGTACATGACTGGTTTGCCTCGCGAAGAGATCAAAGATGGGATTCGACTTGTGCGCATTCCTTCCCTGCGAAGGGAGGCGTTTTCCGCAAGCTTTTCCACGATGCTCGCCTACGTTCTGGCCGGACTGTGGGCTGGTCTGCCGTTGATCCGGCGTTTTCGTCCCGAGATCATTCATACCCATTTTGCCGTTCCATCCGGTGCGCTTGCCTGGACCTTGTCGGTTTTGACCGGCCTCTCCTACATCCTGACAGCCCATCTGGGGGACGTGCCCGGCGGCGTGCCGGAGAAAACAGGCAGGTGGTTCCGCTGGCTGGAGCCGTTCACGAAGCCGATCTGGAAACGCGCAAAAAAAGTGATCGCAGTCAGCGAGTTCACCCGTCAACTGGCTTTGCAGCACTATCCTGTGGATATTCAAGTGATCCCCAATGGCGTGGATGTATTGAATCTTGCCCCTGCCGAGATCAGGTTGAATGAATGTCCCCGCCTGGTCTTTGCAGGGCGTTTCGTGCCCCAAAAAAACCCGCTTGCGATTGTAAAAATCCTTTCCCAATTGAAGGACCTCGACTGGACCTGCTCCATGCTGGGGGATGGTCCCATGTTCGAGGAAGTGAAACGGGAAATTGAAAAGCATGACATGGCGGAGAGGTTTCATCTGCCGGGCTGGGTCACCCCGCAGGATGTGTTGGATCAATTTTCAAAAAGCGATATCCTCTTCATGCCGTCCCTTTCGGAAGGCCTGCCCGTGGTCGGGGTGCAGGCGCTTGCCAAGGGACTTGCCGTTGTGGCCAGCCGTATCGGCGGTTTCATGGACCTGGTGGACCATGAAAAGAATGGTTATTTGATCGAAGTGCAGGATCAGAGCGCATTTGCACAGGCTTTGCGCGAACTTATTTCCAAGCCTGAAATTCTATTACGATTCCGCAGGACCAGCCTTGAAAAGTCACGCGATTTTGATATAGAGAAGGTTGTTGATCAATATCAAACAATTTTCCAAAATATGGTGGATGGGAAATAA
- a CDS encoding lysylphosphatidylglycerol synthase transmembrane domain-containing protein — translation MIDLLRKNRQTIVRIVGSLLALVLLLILLEEEGDGELFSALRRVSSGYFLVALAALFISRSFAAARWHVLLRSAGVGINFFRSLTLMFTGNFSSNFLPTTIGGDMVRLGGAMQLGYDRAICLASLVVDRLVGMAGMGLILPLGLMPVFSFEGGASQSMAVAALFQKGVDFARRTFGSFSIWWRKPLALIGSLLATLGNQAFIYLAIHLLLLGIDHHVPYWLVAGLYTLTYFVTLIPISINGLGVQELSMTFLLIQFGGLSSSESATIALLTRLLFILASLPGAFFLPSILAAMNEKKENLPEKGE, via the coding sequence GTGATTGATCTGCTGCGAAAAAACCGCCAGACCATTGTGCGTATCGTGGGGAGTCTGTTGGCGCTGGTGCTTTTGCTCATTTTACTGGAGGAAGAGGGGGATGGCGAGCTCTTCTCCGCATTGCGGCGTGTTTCCAGCGGATATTTTCTTGTGGCGCTCGCGGCATTGTTCATCTCCCGTTCATTTGCGGCGGCACGCTGGCATGTGCTGCTTCGGTCGGCCGGAGTGGGAATTAACTTTTTTCGCTCCCTTACGCTGATGTTCACCGGCAACTTTTCATCCAATTTTTTGCCGACGACCATCGGCGGGGATATGGTGCGGCTGGGCGGTGCAATGCAATTGGGCTATGACCGCGCCATCTGCCTCGCCTCGCTGGTGGTGGACCGTCTGGTTGGCATGGCGGGCATGGGGCTGATTCTGCCCCTGGGTTTGATGCCCGTATTTTCATTTGAAGGCGGCGCCTCCCAGTCCATGGCGGTGGCTGCGCTGTTTCAAAAAGGCGTGGACTTTGCCAGACGCACCTTCGGGTCGTTTTCCATCTGGTGGAGGAAACCACTGGCCCTGATCGGTTCCCTGCTCGCCACGCTGGGAAACCAGGCGTTTATTTATCTGGCGATCCATCTTTTGCTGCTCGGCATCGACCATCACGTTCCCTATTGGCTGGTTGCAGGCTTGTATACACTGACCTACTTTGTCACGCTCATCCCCATTTCCATTAATGGCCTGGGCGTGCAGGAACTATCCATGACCTTCCTGCTCATCCAATTCGGCGGATTAAGCTCCTCGGAAAGCGCCACCATTGCCCTGCTGACCCGCCTGTTGTTCATTCTGGCCAGCCTGCCGGGAGCGTTCTTCCTGCCGTCCATTCTGGCCGCGATGAATGAGAAGAAGGAGAATCTGCCTGAAAAAGGCGAGTGA
- a CDS encoding glycosyltransferase family 2 protein, which yields MNLSLITPVFNEAENLPLLFDAVYKTMNELQQSWEAIFVDDGSTDNSLSILKEYAEKDPQHIRVISFRRNFGQTAAIAAGIDYVQGDIIILFDADLQNDPADIPLMLAKLDEGYDLVSGWRKQRKDNAVTRNFPSMLANWLISRVTGVHLHDYGCTLKAYRRPVLAGFRLYGEMHRFIPVFASSVGARITEIPVRHHPRQYGKTKYGLERTVKVILDLFTVKFLVSYASKPIYLFGGAGGGLMIISAFIMGYLLVRRLFFLVSVTGSPLFQTSVMFFILGFQSILMGLIAELLVRTYHESQRKPTYVVRTMINLEHKARD from the coding sequence ATGAACCTTTCATTGATCACCCCTGTATTTAATGAGGCGGAGAACCTGCCGCTATTGTTTGACGCCGTGTACAAGACCATGAACGAGCTGCAGCAATCGTGGGAGGCGATCTTTGTGGATGACGGCAGTACGGACAACAGCCTGTCCATCCTCAAAGAGTATGCGGAAAAAGACCCGCAGCATATTCGGGTGATTTCCTTCCGCCGCAATTTCGGGCAGACCGCCGCCATCGCGGCGGGCATTGATTATGTGCAGGGGGATATCATCATTCTGTTCGATGCCGACCTGCAGAACGACCCCGCGGACATCCCGCTCATGCTTGCGAAGTTGGACGAGGGATACGACCTGGTCAGCGGCTGGAGAAAGCAAAGAAAAGACAATGCGGTCACGCGTAATTTCCCGTCCATGCTGGCGAACTGGCTGATCTCGCGCGTGACGGGCGTGCATTTACACGACTATGGCTGCACGCTTAAAGCCTACCGCCGCCCGGTGCTGGCAGGGTTTCGGTTGTACGGTGAAATGCACCGCTTCATCCCCGTCTTTGCTAGTTCGGTTGGCGCGCGCATTACCGAGATCCCCGTCCGCCACCACCCGCGTCAATATGGAAAGACCAAGTACGGGCTGGAGCGGACCGTCAAGGTCATCCTGGACCTGTTCACGGTGAAGTTCCTCGTCAGCTATGCCTCCAAGCCCATCTATCTGTTCGGCGGGGCCGGCGGCGGACTGATGATCATCAGCGCCTTTATCATGGGATACCTGCTCGTCCGGCGCCTGTTCTTTTTGGTCAGTGTCACCGGTTCCCCCCTGTTCCAAACGAGCGTCATGTTTTTCATCCTCGGCTTTCAATCCATTCTGATGGGGTTGATCGCGGAATTGCTCGTGCGCACCTACCATGAATCACAGAGGAAACCCACCTATGTGGTGCGTACCATGATCAATCTGGAGCATAAGGCTCGTGATTGA
- a CDS encoding glycosyltransferase family 39 protein: protein MEFIKAMLKGKKLARSADFFAFLGMFVYVCYALLYAYTTVSDLDEGAYLLKGYLFAIGDYRPFDPGISTNKGPLAFLIPGYVQLLFGPGLRTGRFLAVFFGFMALLGAWVLSRRLGGKWLAVGAVWAIASNISIIKIYSMGVTQSTIACMLAWSLALCVGEKRPAWHLMLSGLLAGLMMLVRQNMLPVLPLLAVYALWQHGRRAVWLLLPGAMAVALVFFIYWPDILQLWYWVPYVRIPSELSYGGGGTPVWDPEMSLGSRLLSIFQAFRFHFVSLAGCIVSVFLWPKYNGWKSPVDFRAGLVMLVLFLGLTYMHSAAAIGLDYCVFCFKNYMAFFNVAAIFLVIATIRSWNWKISFFAQVLLAALFLVIFAGIGYSAFEEIGSFSMGLPAPRVRDGRILPGLITWRDILIYGFQLDNNSARKFASALFGLCVGVLFTLLTTIGWQYARRTYGRISFGAFHASAVLTMGILLSPILSGASGKAECRTDVILANEQIGDHLRSIIPADSLVYWDGGLSTVPLLYLSGVRIFPAQINSGYSFISGGDSQELYKFGYWNEEMDAEWKATADYFIIEERRYPGWTQFFAAAEFDEYAPTPVGTSCIEKTRLRIFKRK, encoded by the coding sequence ATGGAATTTATCAAGGCTATGCTTAAAGGGAAAAAACTTGCCCGGAGCGCAGATTTTTTTGCCTTCCTCGGAATGTTTGTTTATGTGTGCTATGCCTTGTTGTATGCATATACGACGGTCTCTGACCTGGATGAAGGAGCATATTTACTTAAGGGTTATTTATTCGCCATAGGCGATTACCGACCATTTGATCCGGGCATTTCCACAAATAAAGGCCCGCTGGCATTTTTGATACCGGGCTATGTGCAATTATTATTTGGTCCGGGATTGCGGACCGGGCGTTTTCTGGCTGTTTTTTTTGGATTCATGGCCCTGTTGGGCGCATGGGTTCTTTCGAGACGGCTTGGTGGAAAGTGGCTGGCGGTTGGAGCAGTTTGGGCGATTGCATCCAATATATCCATCATTAAGATATATAGCATGGGCGTCACGCAAAGTACGATTGCCTGCATGTTGGCGTGGTCCTTGGCTCTTTGTGTGGGTGAAAAGCGTCCAGCCTGGCACTTGATGTTGAGCGGCCTTCTGGCCGGACTTATGATGCTGGTTCGTCAGAATATGCTGCCGGTACTTCCACTATTGGCGGTCTATGCCCTTTGGCAACATGGACGCCGGGCAGTATGGCTGTTATTGCCGGGCGCAATGGCGGTTGCCCTGGTGTTTTTTATTTATTGGCCAGATATACTTCAACTATGGTATTGGGTGCCGTATGTCAGGATACCGAGTGAGTTAAGTTATGGTGGAGGGGGCACACCCGTCTGGGACCCCGAAATGTCATTGGGATCCCGCCTGCTCTCGATTTTTCAGGCATTTCGTTTTCATTTTGTTTCCCTGGCCGGCTGTATTGTTTCCGTCTTTCTTTGGCCAAAATATAATGGGTGGAAATCACCGGTGGATTTTCGTGCCGGCCTCGTCATGCTTGTCTTGTTTTTGGGCTTAACTTATATGCACTCTGCGGCTGCGATTGGGCTGGATTACTGTGTTTTCTGTTTCAAAAATTACATGGCCTTTTTTAATGTTGCCGCCATTTTCCTGGTAATCGCAACGATAAGATCATGGAACTGGAAAATATCATTTTTTGCGCAAGTATTGCTGGCTGCCCTCTTTCTGGTTATATTTGCGGGAATTGGTTATTCCGCGTTTGAGGAAATTGGTTCTTTTTCAATGGGGCTCCCGGCGCCGCGTGTGCGGGATGGGAGAATACTGCCGGGCTTGATAACATGGCGCGACATTCTTATATATGGCTTCCAGCTTGATAACAATTCGGCGAGAAAATTTGCGTCGGCGTTATTTGGATTATGCGTTGGTGTTCTTTTTACCCTGTTAACAACCATTGGCTGGCAGTATGCCAGGCGCACCTATGGCAGAATAAGCTTTGGTGCGTTCCATGCCTCAGCGGTTTTGACGATGGGAATTTTGCTTTCCCCGATTTTAAGCGGGGCTTCAGGAAAAGCCGAATGCCGGACGGATGTTATTTTGGCAAATGAACAGATTGGAGATCATTTAAGGAGCATTATTCCTGCGGACAGCCTGGTTTATTGGGACGGCGGTTTGTCGACAGTGCCGCTATTGTATCTTTCCGGGGTCCGCATATTCCCCGCGCAAATTAACAGCGGCTATTCCTTTATCAGCGGCGGCGATTCGCAGGAATTATACAAGTTTGGATATTGGAATGAGGAAATGGATGCTGAATGGAAGGCAACGGCCGATTATTTTATCATTGAAGAAAGGCGTTATCCTGGATGGACACAGTTTTTTGCAGCGGCGGAATTTGATGAATATGCGCCAACTCCCGTGGGAACATCCTGCATCGAAAAAACACGGCTCCGTATTTTCAAGAGGAAATAA
- the gmd gene encoding GDP-mannose 4,6-dehydratase, producing the protein MPTAIITGITGQDGSYLAELLLKKGYRVIGVARRSSTVNYERIDHMLDDITVVQGDLQDQGSLLALLEEYDPTEVYNLAAQSFVPTSWNQPALTGDVTAIGVTRILEAIRFVNPKIRFYQASSSEMFGKVLEVPQNEDTPFYPRSPYGVAKVYGHWITVNYRESFDIFATSGILFNHESPRRGLEFVTRKISNAAARIKLGKAKEVRLGNLEAQRDWGFAGDYVEAMWLMLQQDQPDNYVIGTGETHSVREFCEIAFSHVDLDYKDFVVMDEKFYRPAEVDLLISDPSKARMALKWEPAVGFKELVAMMVDSDLARLKKG; encoded by the coding sequence ATGCCCACTGCCATCATTACAGGAATCACCGGACAGGACGGTTCCTATCTTGCAGAGTTGTTATTGAAAAAGGGATACCGTGTGATCGGGGTTGCGCGGCGCTCGAGCACGGTGAATTACGAGCGCATCGACCATATGTTGGATGATATTACGGTTGTGCAGGGAGATCTACAGGACCAGGGTTCCCTGCTTGCCCTGCTCGAGGAATATGACCCGACCGAGGTCTATAACCTTGCAGCGCAATCCTTTGTGCCGACTTCGTGGAACCAGCCCGCGTTGACCGGTGATGTGACAGCCATTGGGGTGACGCGAATTTTGGAGGCGATCCGTTTTGTGAATCCAAAGATCCGTTTTTATCAGGCTTCTTCAAGTGAGATGTTTGGCAAGGTGCTGGAAGTGCCGCAGAATGAGGATACGCCGTTCTATCCGCGCAGTCCCTATGGCGTGGCGAAGGTCTATGGTCATTGGATCACAGTCAATTACCGCGAGTCCTTTGATATATTCGCCACATCGGGGATTTTGTTCAACCATGAAAGTCCGCGCCGCGGGCTGGAATTTGTCACGCGTAAAATATCGAACGCGGCTGCCAGGATCAAACTGGGGAAGGCAAAGGAAGTACGGCTTGGCAACCTTGAAGCCCAGCGTGACTGGGGCTTTGCAGGCGATTATGTGGAAGCCATGTGGCTGATGCTTCAGCAGGATCAGCCCGATAACTATGTGATCGGCACGGGCGAGACCCATTCCGTTCGCGAGTTCTGTGAGATCGCCTTCTCTCATGTGGATCTGGATTATAAGGATTTTGTGGTCATGGACGAGAAGTTCTACCGTCCTGCGGAGGTGGATTTGCTGATCTCCGACCCATCCAAGGCACGCATGGCATTGAAGTGGGAGCCTGCGGTGGGGTTCAAGGAACTGGTTGCCATGATGGTGGATTCCGACCTGGCGCGGTTGAAAAAGGGATAA
- a CDS encoding glycosyltransferase — MKIALITNSRIPSLTANSIQAMKVAQALMQLDHDVKMFAPAEVDPASKETLLSHYGLRFVPDLKLLPSISGLKRFDFIVHAQRAAKNFGADLIYTWLPQSAVLALWSGYPVVLEMHADNSGTLGAWWMRQFWKANGRRSTRQVMIVTTSALRKALERSTRLPFKDEAVLIAPNGVELEKYENLPNPSEARRQLDLPEGVTVGFTGHIYPGRGADLLFELAKQMPNVNFLWVGGTPELVAHWRGKLLEAKMTNVTMTGFLQHERIPLYQAAADVLLMPYSRSIEASSGQDIAGVINPMKMFEYMAAGRAIVSADLPSIREVLNDGNALFVETGNFEKWKAAIGSLLKNESRRQALGKQAQADVSQLTWVKREERIMELLTKNLRSL; from the coding sequence ATGAAAATCGCGCTCATCACTAACTCCCGCATTCCATCCCTGACCGCCAATTCTATTCAGGCGATGAAGGTCGCCCAGGCCTTGATGCAACTGGATCACGACGTGAAGATGTTCGCCCCCGCAGAAGTGGATCCTGCCTCCAAAGAGACTCTGCTCTCACACTACGGTCTGCGCTTCGTCCCTGACTTGAAACTGCTCCCGTCCATCAGCGGACTCAAACGCTTCGACTTTATCGTCCATGCCCAACGCGCCGCGAAGAATTTTGGCGCGGACTTGATCTACACCTGGCTGCCGCAATCCGCGGTACTGGCACTATGGTCGGGCTATCCCGTCGTCCTTGAAATGCACGCGGATAATTCTGGGACGTTGGGCGCGTGGTGGATGAGGCAATTCTGGAAGGCGAACGGACGACGAAGTACGCGTCAGGTGATGATAGTCACCACGTCAGCGTTGAGAAAGGCTTTGGAGCGCTCGACCAGACTTCCCTTTAAGGATGAGGCGGTGCTGATCGCGCCGAACGGCGTCGAATTGGAAAAGTATGAAAATCTGCCAAATCCATCCGAAGCGCGGCGTCAATTGGACTTGCCCGAAGGCGTGACTGTTGGCTTCACGGGTCACATCTACCCCGGGCGCGGCGCGGACTTGTTGTTCGAACTTGCAAAACAAATGCCGAACGTAAATTTTCTGTGGGTGGGCGGCACGCCTGAGCTGGTGGCGCACTGGCGCGGAAAATTGCTCGAAGCGAAGATGACCAACGTGACGATGACGGGCTTTCTGCAACATGAGCGCATCCCGCTGTATCAGGCGGCTGCGGATGTGCTGTTGATGCCGTATTCGCGTTCGATTGAGGCCAGCAGCGGACAGGATATTGCCGGAGTCATCAACCCGATGAAGATGTTCGAGTACATGGCAGCGGGTCGTGCAATTGTTTCCGCGGATCTGCCTTCGATCCGCGAAGTGTTGAATGACGGCAATGCGCTGTTTGTGGAAACGGGCAATTTCGAGAAATGGAAAGCAGCAATTGGATCTCTGCTTAAAAACGAATCGCGCAGGCAGGCATTGGGGAAACAAGCGCAGGCTGATGTGTCGCAGTTGACGTGGGTGAAGCGCGAAGAGCGGATCATGGAGTTGCTAACCAAAAACCTTCGAAGCCTTTAA